In Gloeocapsa sp. PCC 73106, one genomic interval encodes:
- the rpmA gene encoding 50S ribosomal protein L27: MAHKKGTGSTRNGRDSNSKRLGVKRYGGQVVRAGSIIVRQRGTQFHPGKNVGCGSDYTLYALIDGVVTFEHKDRKRQKISVYSPEETATAVTI; the protein is encoded by the coding sequence ATGGCACATAAGAAAGGAACAGGCAGTACTCGTAATGGACGCGATTCCAACTCCAAAAGATTAGGGGTAAAACGCTACGGTGGTCAAGTAGTTAGGGCAGGAAGTATTATCGTAAGACAGCGCGGTACTCAATTCCATCCTGGTAAAAACGTTGGTTGTGGTAGCGATTATACCCTATACGCTCTGATAGACGGTGTCGTTACCTTCGAGCACAAAGATAGAAAACGTCAAAAAATCAGCGTTTACTCTCCAGAAGAAACAGCAACTGCGGTGACAATTTAA
- the rplU gene encoding 50S ribosomal protein L21, with product MTYAIIETGGKQLRVEPGRFYDIELLHVDPDNDYTIDKVLLVHHEDDIHIGRPYVEGAIVLGTVLEHRRGRKVLVYKMKPKKKTRKKRGHRQEITRLMIETISINGEALAVNTKVEEADEVLLESVAE from the coding sequence ATGACTTACGCAATTATTGAAACAGGCGGAAAACAACTGCGAGTGGAACCAGGACGCTTCTACGATATAGAATTACTCCATGTAGATCCAGATAACGACTACACCATTGACAAAGTTCTGTTAGTCCACCATGAAGATGATATTCATATCGGTCGTCCTTACGTAGAGGGAGCGATCGTTTTGGGAACCGTTTTAGAACACCGACGCGGACGGAAAGTTCTCGTGTATAAAATGAAACCCAAGAAAAAAACCCGCAAAAAAAGAGGACATCGTCAAGAAATAACTCGTCTGATGATCGAAACGATTAGCATCAATGGAGAAGCCCTCGCTGTCAACACCAAGGTTGAAGAAGCGGATGAGGTTCTCTTAGAAAGCGTTGCGGAATAA
- a CDS encoding valine--tRNA ligase gives MTISNLELPTLYDPKQTETKWQKYWEDHQIFQADPQKEGKAYCIVIPPPNVTGTLHMGHAFNTALIDTLVRYHRMKGENTLCLPGTDHASIAVHTVIEKQLKAEGKTRQDLGRDAFLARAWQWRQESGDRITSQLKSLGLSADWSRESFTLDETRSQGVIEAFIRLYEAGLIYRGKYLVNWCPASQSAVSDLEVENQEVEGHLWHFRYPLQDGTGYLEVATTRPETMLGDTAVAVNPTDTRYQSLIGKTLILPIMNREIPIIADELVDPNFGTGCVKVTPAHDPNDFAMGERHKLPMINIMNQDGTLNENAGPFVGQDRFVARENVVQRLKDEGLLVKVESYRHSVPFSDRGKVPVEPLLSTQWFVKIEPLASKALGDLNDHNSPYFVPERWQKVYRDWLVKLKDWCISRQLWWGHQIPAWYVVSETAGTITDNTPFIVAYNQEQAQAQAMATYGDSAVLERESDILDTWFSSGLWPFVTMGWPQSTPELAIYYPNTTLVTGFDIIFFWVARMTMMAGYFTDQMPFNDVYIHGLVRDENGKKMSKSANNGIDPLILINKYGADALRYTLIKEVAGAGQDISLQYDRTTDESESVEASRNFANKLWNAARFVLMYLDQQTPNQLGKPQVSALELSDRWILSRYHQVIKQTRNQIETYALGEAAKGLYEFSRGDFCDWYIELVKSRLQSATDSPSRLVAQQTLAHILEGILKLLHPFMPYLTEEIWQTLTQTEGQSLALQSYPEVEATLINPQLESDFELLIATIRTIRNLRAEAEIKPGLKVPVILQTENPTEQQILQQGQTYIQELAKVESLTITPTLAQTNQQASAGIIGTIQALIPLTGIIDIDALKNKLNKKLATLETKIDSLTGRLNNPNFVNKAPNEVIETVKKELTEAQIQAQILRQRLERL, from the coding sequence AAGAAGGAAAAGCTTATTGTATCGTGATTCCACCTCCTAATGTAACCGGTACGTTACACATGGGGCACGCTTTTAATACGGCCCTGATAGATACCCTGGTGCGTTACCATCGCATGAAGGGAGAAAATACTCTCTGTTTACCGGGTACGGATCATGCGAGTATAGCGGTACATACCGTGATTGAAAAACAGCTCAAAGCTGAGGGAAAAACCCGCCAAGATTTGGGAAGAGATGCTTTTCTAGCGAGAGCTTGGCAATGGCGTCAAGAATCGGGCGATCGCATTACCAGTCAATTAAAATCCCTAGGATTGTCCGCGGATTGGTCTCGAGAAAGCTTTACCTTAGATGAGACTAGATCTCAAGGGGTAATTGAAGCTTTTATTAGACTCTATGAAGCAGGCTTAATCTACCGAGGTAAATATCTGGTAAACTGGTGTCCCGCTTCTCAATCGGCAGTTTCGGATCTAGAGGTAGAAAACCAAGAGGTAGAGGGACATCTTTGGCATTTTCGTTACCCACTTCAAGACGGTACCGGTTATCTGGAAGTAGCTACTACACGTCCAGAAACGATGTTAGGAGATACAGCAGTAGCAGTTAATCCTACGGACACACGTTACCAATCTCTCATCGGTAAAACCCTGATTTTGCCCATTATGAACCGGGAAATTCCGATTATCGCCGATGAATTGGTAGATCCCAACTTTGGTACAGGCTGCGTTAAAGTAACCCCCGCTCACGATCCTAATGACTTCGCCATGGGAGAAAGACATAAACTCCCCATGATTAATATCATGAATCAAGATGGCACTTTGAATGAAAACGCGGGTCCTTTTGTGGGACAAGATCGCTTTGTAGCGCGTGAAAACGTGGTCCAACGTCTCAAAGATGAGGGATTACTAGTTAAAGTCGAATCCTATCGCCATAGCGTCCCTTTTAGCGATCGCGGTAAAGTTCCCGTTGAACCCTTACTCTCTACTCAGTGGTTTGTTAAAATCGAACCTCTTGCTAGTAAAGCCCTTGGGGATCTAAATGACCACAACTCTCCTTACTTTGTACCTGAACGTTGGCAAAAAGTCTATCGCGATTGGCTAGTTAAACTCAAAGACTGGTGTATCTCAAGACAACTTTGGTGGGGACATCAGATACCCGCTTGGTACGTTGTCAGTGAAACCGCAGGGACAATAACAGATAACACTCCCTTTATAGTAGCTTACAATCAGGAACAAGCTCAAGCCCAAGCGATGGCTACCTATGGAGATTCTGCCGTTTTAGAACGAGAAAGCGATATCCTAGATACTTGGTTTTCTTCGGGTTTATGGCCTTTTGTTACCATGGGTTGGCCCCAATCTACCCCAGAATTAGCTATATACTATCCTAATACTACCTTAGTAACGGGTTTCGATATCATCTTCTTTTGGGTGGCGAGGATGACGATGATGGCGGGTTACTTCACCGATCAAATGCCCTTTAACGATGTCTACATCCACGGCTTAGTAAGGGACGAAAATGGCAAAAAAATGTCTAAATCAGCCAATAATGGCATAGATCCTTTAATACTAATCAATAAATACGGCGCCGACGCCCTTCGCTATACCCTGATTAAAGAAGTAGCAGGAGCGGGTCAAGATATTAGCTTACAATACGATCGCACCACTGATGAATCAGAATCGGTAGAAGCCTCCCGTAACTTTGCTAATAAACTCTGGAATGCAGCGCGCTTCGTTTTGATGTATCTCGATCAGCAAACTCCTAATCAACTGGGTAAACCTCAAGTATCTGCTTTGGAATTAAGCGATCGTTGGATTCTTTCTCGCTACCATCAAGTTATTAAGCAAACTAGAAATCAAATCGAAACCTACGCCCTTGGAGAAGCCGCTAAAGGACTCTATGAGTTTAGTCGAGGCGATTTCTGTGATTGGTATATAGAACTAGTCAAATCTCGATTACAATCTGCAACTGACTCTCCATCGCGTCTAGTAGCCCAACAAACCTTAGCCCACATTCTCGAAGGAATTCTCAAATTACTTCATCCCTTTATGCCCTATCTTACCGAAGAAATTTGGCAAACTCTCACACAAACAGAAGGACAATCTCTAGCTTTACAAAGCTATCCGGAAGTAGAAGCAACTCTGATTAATCCCCAATTAGAATCAGATTTCGAACTGCTTATAGCTACAATTCGTACTATTCGCAATCTACGGGCTGAGGCGGAAATTAAACCAGGGCTAAAAGTCCCAGTCATTCTACAAACCGAAAACCCTACCGAACAACAAATCTTACAACAGGGTCAAACCTACATTCAAGAGTTAGCCAAAGTAGAATCTTTAACCATTACTCCCACCCTAGCGCAGACCAACCAACAAGCTAGCGCTGGTATAATCGGTACTATCCAAGCCTTGATTCCTCTTACCGGAATTATCGATATCGACGCACTGAAAAACAAACTTAACAAAAAACTAGCAACTCTAGAAACAAAAATAGATTCCCTAACTGGGCGTCTCAATAATCCTAACTTCGTCAATAAAGCCCCTAATGAGGTAATTGAAACCGTCAAAAAAGAGCTAACTGAAGCCCAAATTCAAGCCCAAATTTTACGACAAAGGCTTGAACGTCTTTAA